In a single window of the Branchiostoma floridae strain S238N-H82 chromosome 2, Bfl_VNyyK, whole genome shotgun sequence genome:
- the LOC118410573 gene encoding furin-like isoform X4 — MHPPSLLLLLATVLVLLVSRGTSGAEKPKLYSNQWAVDVVGGEEEARRLALSHGFTYKGKILNDVYLLEHRAVFKRSLRQNIDRHQRLRREPTVRWLEQQEIKRRVKRDFRQKRTIEFSDPEWSAMWYLHNPNNLDMNVIPAWEKGYTGRGVVVTILDDGIERDHPDLEENYDPNASYDVNADDPDPMPRYNPSNENRHGTRCAGEVSSVANNDVCGVGIAYHSHIGGVRMLDGDVTDAVEARSIGLSPQHIDVYSASWGPDDDGRTVDGPASMAKQAFKDGIEKGRGGKGSIFVWASGNGGRDEDSCNCDGYTNSIYTMSVSSASERGNIPWYLEKCSSTLATTYSSGSGAERQIVSTDLRHRCTESHTGTSASAPLAAAIVALTLEANPNLTWRDLQHIVVRTARPDNLHADDFVTNAAGYKVSHAFGFGLMDAGAMVDLAERWQNVPPQRVCSVPGMHRPTSIPASNRLVLHKTTDGCKNTNTEVTRLEHVQARLTITAMRRGELQIYLTSPSGTRSTLLDHRSRDDSTSGFNEWDFMTTHTWDENPEGTWTLEINNMDRHAGMLKEWTLIMRGTSESQGSPSNPHTPHPQLCTQTDSNGVCIANSAVRLTVWSHGPGCCLTPLVALICCLRAALQGVGPFY, encoded by the exons ATTCTGAATGATGTCTACCTGCTCGAGCACAGAGCAGTTTTTAAAAGGTCGCTGAGACAAAACATAGACAGGCACCAACGACTAAGGAGAGAGCCAACT GTGAGATGGCTGGAGCAACAAGAAATCAAGAGGAGAGTAAAAAGAGACTTCAGACAAAAGAGAACAATAGAATTTAGTGATCCTGAGTGGTCAGCAATGTGGTACTTG CATAACCCCAATAACCTGGACATGAACGTGATCCCAGCCTGGGAGAAGGGGTACACAGGACGGGGTGTGGTGGTCACTATCCTGGACGATGGCATTGAGAGGGACCATCCTGACCTGGAGGAGAACTAT GATCCGAATGCGAGTTATGACGTGAATGCGGATGATCCAGACCCTATGCCAAGGTACAACCCAAGCAATGAAAACAG ACATGGTACTCGCTGTGCAGGGGAGGTGTCTTCTGTAGCCAACAACGACGTGTGCGGCGTCGGCATCGCCTACCACTCCCACATCGGAGGGGTGAGGATGTTGGACGGCGATGTCACCGATGCGGTGGAGGCCAGGTCTATCGGGCTGTCACCGCAGCACATCGATGTGTACAGCGCCAGCTGGGGGCCAGACGATGATGGAAGAACGGTCGACGGTCCTGCGTCGATGGCGAAGCAGGCTTTCAAAGATGGTATCGAAAAG GGGCGCGGTGGGAAGGGCTCCATCTTCGTGTGGGCCTCGGGAAACGGTGGGCGGGACGAGGACAGCTGTAACTGTGATGGCTACACCAACAGCATCTACACCATGTCCGTCAGCAGCGCCTCCGAGAGGGGCAACATCCCCTGGTACCTGGAGAAGTGCTCCTCCACACTGGCTACCACCTACAGTAGCGGGTCCGGCGCAGAGAGACAGATa GTGAGTACAGATCTGAGACATCGCTGCACAGAGTCTCACACAGGCACGTCAGCCTCTGCACCACTCGCAGCAGCCATCGTAGCTCTGACACTGGAGGCTAA TCCCAACCTAACCTGGCGTGACTTACAACACATCGTGGTGAGAACTGCCCGGCCAGACAACCTGCATGCTGATGACTTTGTGACCAATGCTGCCGGATACAAAG TGAGCCATGCTTTTGGGTTTGGTCTGATGGATGCAGGAGCCATGGTGGACCTGGCTGAGAGGTGGCAGAACGTCCCCCCACAGAGGGTCTGCTCTGTGCCTGGCATGCACAGGCCAAC TTCCATCCCTGCCTCCAACCGCCTGGTGCTCCACAAGACAACTGACGGGTGTAAGAACACGAACACGGAGGTGACGCGGCTGGAACACGTGCAGGCCAGACTCACCATCACGGCCATGCGGCGCGGAGAGCTCCAGATCTACCTAACCTCGCCCTCCGGTACCAGGTCTACACTGCTGGATCACAG GTCCCGGGACGACTCCACTAGTGGCTTCAACGAATGGGACTTCATGACAACTCACACGTGGGATGAGAACCCTGAGGGCACGTGGACACTAGAGATCAACAACATGGATAGGCATGCAG GCATGTTGAAGGAGTGGACCCTGATCATGCGGGGGACATCAGAGAGCCAGGGCAGCCCGTCCAACCCCCACACACCCCACCCTCAGCTCTGCACACAGACCGACAGCAATGGCGTCTGTATAG CCAACTCTGCCGTCCGCCTCACAGTTTGGTCCCACGGCCCAGGCTGCTGCCTGACGCCCCTAGTAGCCCTTATATGCTGCCTCAGGGCGGCTTTACAAGGAGTGGGGCCTTTTTACTAG